The following proteins are encoded in a genomic region of Reichenbachiella sp.:
- a CDS encoding OmpA family protein, which translates to MRKSNIVIAFFVGLTMLSGCSALNNMVKLAATQQVDVVPSPLELHGDSVKFDMSVVLPAKMLPQNYVYNLTTYYKSGESEVEVGKMVFDAADFPDSKTTTSRQSDTYSFLYDPAASQGSLEVQGVAVDKNAKTKEAARVEVAKGIITTSQLVEDEFYSAYAFHGYNDQEELVPTKVDFFFDQGSSLLKSSETRSEKGKEFAAFIADKNVTKTVTITGTHSPEGTETINSGLSEARAKSIESYYRKQMRRYDYKDMADSINFILKPVVEDWTAFKDALSAYEGVSDAQKSEILKVVNGTGVFEDKEKALQKLDSYKAIFKDIYPGLRAAKTEVLTVKEKKTNAEIAVLAKQIAEGTASADTLSSAELMFAATLTPSLTEREAIFKASTKKDGSWQSHNNLGAVYLEMAIAAEGDERTSKVEMAITQLEIAANKNNAAEVLANMATAYALQGDKAQAYDAVVAGLEKGPSADHAAGMNAVKGSLEIKRGEYDAAFESLKTANESTSVAFNRGLALLLNKDFENAVTGFGNASEQDAEFAKAYYASAIASARLRNDADMLASLKTAIEKDPELKEKALNDLEFTNYASQVAEALQ; encoded by the coding sequence ATGAGAAAATCGAATATTGTAATAGCCTTTTTCGTAGGCTTAACAATGTTATCAGGCTGTAGTGCTCTGAACAACATGGTAAAGCTTGCTGCCACCCAGCAAGTAGATGTAGTACCTAGTCCACTTGAATTGCATGGCGACTCAGTAAAGTTTGACATGTCCGTGGTACTACCAGCAAAAATGCTCCCACAAAATTATGTATATAATCTAACCACTTACTACAAGTCTGGAGAGAGCGAAGTTGAAGTAGGTAAAATGGTATTTGATGCAGCGGATTTCCCTGACAGCAAAACAACTACTTCAAGACAAAGCGATACTTATAGCTTTCTTTACGACCCAGCTGCTAGCCAAGGATCTTTAGAAGTACAAGGAGTTGCTGTGGATAAAAACGCTAAAACTAAAGAAGCTGCAAGAGTTGAAGTGGCTAAAGGAATCATTACTACTTCTCAATTAGTAGAAGATGAATTCTATAGCGCTTATGCTTTCCATGGTTACAACGATCAAGAAGAATTAGTACCAACAAAAGTTGACTTCTTTTTCGATCAAGGTAGCTCTTTGTTAAAGAGCTCTGAGACTAGAAGCGAAAAAGGAAAAGAATTTGCTGCATTTATTGCAGACAAAAACGTAACCAAAACTGTGACAATCACAGGTACTCACTCTCCTGAAGGTACTGAGACTATCAACTCTGGATTGTCTGAAGCAAGAGCTAAGTCAATCGAAAGCTACTACAGAAAGCAAATGAGAAGATATGACTACAAGGACATGGCTGACTCTATCAATTTCATCCTTAAGCCTGTTGTTGAAGATTGGACTGCTTTCAAAGATGCTTTGAGCGCTTACGAAGGTGTTTCTGATGCCCAGAAATCTGAAATCTTGAAAGTTGTAAACGGTACTGGAGTATTCGAAGACAAAGAAAAAGCTTTGCAGAAGTTAGATTCTTACAAAGCAATCTTCAAAGACATCTACCCAGGTTTGAGAGCTGCTAAAACTGAAGTTCTTACGGTTAAAGAAAAGAAAACAAACGCTGAAATTGCTGTATTAGCTAAGCAAATCGCTGAAGGTACTGCTAGCGCAGATACACTTTCAAGTGCAGAATTAATGTTCGCTGCTACTTTGACTCCTTCTTTGACTGAAAGAGAAGCAATTTTCAAGGCATCTACTAAGAAAGATGGTAGCTGGCAATCACATAACAACTTAGGAGCTGTTTACCTAGAAATGGCAATTGCTGCTGAGGGTGACGAAAGAACTTCTAAAGTTGAAATGGCAATCACTCAATTGGAAATTGCTGCTAACAAAAACAATGCTGCTGAAGTACTAGCTAACATGGCGACTGCTTACGCGCTACAAGGAGATAAAGCTCAGGCTTACGATGCAGTAGTTGCTGGATTGGAAAAAGGTCCTTCTGCTGATCATGCTGCAGGCATGAACGCTGTTAAAGGTTCTTTGGAAATCAAGAGAGGCGAGTACGATGCTGCTTTCGAATCATTGAAAACAGCTAACGAATCTACTAGCGTAGCATTCAACAGAGGTTTAGCTCTTTTATTAAACAAAGACTTTGAAAATGCTGTGACAGGTTTCGGTAACGCTTCTGAGCAAGATGCTGAATTCGCAAAAGCTTACTATGCTTCTGCAATTGCTTCTGCAAGATTGAGAAACGATGCTGACATGCTTGCAAGCTTGAAAACAGCAATCGAAAAAGATCCTGAATTGAAAGAAAAGGCGTTGAACGACCTTGAATTCACAAACTATGCTTCTCAAGTAGCCGAAGCATTGCAATAA
- a CDS encoding pyruvate dehydrogenase complex E1 component subunit beta has protein sequence MKELQFREALREAMSEEMRRDESVYLMGEEVAEYNGAYKVSQGMLDEFGAKRVIDTPIAELGFAGIGVGSAMNGLRPIVEFMTFNFSLVAIDQVINGAAKMMSMSGGQFNVPIVFRGPTGNAGMLSSQHSQNFENWYANCPGLKVVIPSNPADAKGLLKSSIRDNDPVIFMESELMYGDKGQVPEGEYLTPIGVAEVVKQGTDVTIVSFGKFMKVAHASAEALTQEGISAEVIDLKTVRPIDYDTIIESVKKTNRLVIVEEAWPLASLSSEISHIVQKRAFDHLDAPIHRITNRDVPLPYAPTLIEEILPNVERTVKAVKEIMYVQQ, from the coding sequence ATGAAAGAATTACAATTCAGAGAAGCCCTTAGAGAGGCCATGAGTGAAGAAATGCGAAGAGACGAATCCGTATATCTCATGGGAGAAGAAGTTGCAGAGTACAACGGTGCGTATAAAGTAAGTCAAGGCATGCTTGACGAGTTTGGAGCTAAGAGAGTGATTGACACTCCTATTGCAGAACTTGGATTTGCCGGTATAGGTGTAGGATCTGCAATGAATGGACTTCGCCCTATCGTTGAGTTTATGACATTCAACTTCTCTTTGGTTGCTATCGACCAGGTAATCAATGGCGCTGCCAAGATGATGTCTATGTCAGGTGGTCAATTCAATGTTCCAATCGTATTTAGAGGGCCTACTGGAAATGCTGGCATGCTTAGTTCTCAGCACTCTCAGAACTTTGAAAACTGGTATGCGAACTGTCCTGGATTGAAAGTAGTTATACCTTCCAACCCAGCAGACGCTAAGGGACTATTGAAGTCTTCGATCAGAGACAACGATCCTGTGATCTTCATGGAGTCGGAATTGATGTATGGGGACAAAGGTCAAGTACCTGAAGGTGAATACTTAACTCCAATAGGTGTAGCTGAAGTTGTAAAACAAGGTACAGATGTCACTATTGTTTCATTTGGTAAATTCATGAAGGTTGCTCATGCATCAGCAGAGGCACTTACTCAGGAAGGAATCAGTGCTGAAGTTATTGACTTGAAAACTGTGAGACCTATTGACTATGACACCATTATTGAATCTGTGAAGAAAACGAACAGATTAGTTATTGTTGAAGAGGCTTGGCCATTGGCATCACTCTCTTCTGAAATTAGTCACATTGTGCAAAAGAGAGCATTTGATCATTTAGACGCTCCTATTCACAGGATCACGAACAGAGATGTTCCACTACCTTACGCTCCGACTTTAATAGAAGAGATTCTTCCTAATGTAGAAAGAACCGTGAAGGCAGTGAAAGAAATCATGTACGTGCAGCAATAA
- the scpA gene encoding methylmalonyl-CoA mutase — translation MIKPDFSKLSFDQLDWDTETKSEGTGEFITPEDIPVKEKYTSEDIKDNEHIGFSAGLPPFLRGPYSAMYASRPWTIRQYAGFSTAEESNAFYRRNLASGQKGLSIAFDLATHRGYDSDHERVTGDVGKAGVAVDSIFDMEILFDQIPLDQMSVSMTMNGAVLPIMAFYIVAAEEQGVDKSQLSGTIQNDILKEFMVRNTFVYPPKPSMRIISDIFKYTSEHMPKFNSISISGYHMQEAGATADLELAFTLADGLEYLRTGVNAGIDVDVLAPRLSFFWAIGMNHFMEIAKMRAARILWAKIVKTFNPKNPKSMALRTHSQTSGWSLTAQDPYNNIARTCIEAMAAAFGHTQSLHTNALDEAIALPTDFSARIARNTQIYLQEETDITKVVDPWAGSYYVEYLTDQLARKAWDTINEIEEMGGMAKAIETGMPKLKIEEAAARKQARIDTNQEIIVGVNKYLTDEETDIELLEVDNEAVRLSQIQRLNKLKKERDQSAVDQALADLTKSAETGEGNLLDLSVKAARVRASLGEISYAMEKAFGRHVPKTSAVSGVFAKEVKDNQEIKKVLELVDRFEELDGRRPRIMVAKMGQDGHDRGAKVIATSFADLGFDVDIGPLFQTPEEVAKQATENDVHIIGASSLAAGHKTLVPALIAELKRLGREDIMVIAGGVIPPKDYDFLYKAGVSGVFGPGTKISDAATDILEKLIKEVQQ, via the coding sequence AGAAAAGTATACCTCTGAAGACATCAAGGATAATGAACATATAGGTTTTTCCGCTGGTTTGCCTCCTTTCTTGAGGGGACCCTATTCAGCTATGTACGCCTCGAGACCTTGGACAATCAGGCAATATGCTGGTTTCTCAACTGCTGAGGAATCCAATGCTTTTTATCGAAGAAACTTGGCATCGGGACAAAAGGGGCTTTCAATTGCCTTTGATTTGGCTACTCATCGAGGTTATGATTCCGATCATGAGCGTGTAACAGGAGATGTAGGAAAGGCTGGCGTAGCTGTCGATTCCATTTTTGATATGGAAATTTTGTTTGATCAAATCCCTTTGGATCAAATGTCTGTGTCTATGACCATGAATGGGGCTGTTTTGCCTATCATGGCCTTTTATATCGTGGCAGCCGAAGAGCAGGGTGTAGACAAGTCCCAGTTGAGTGGTACCATCCAAAATGATATCCTCAAGGAGTTTATGGTGAGGAATACATTTGTATACCCTCCAAAACCATCTATGCGCATCATTTCTGATATTTTCAAGTATACATCAGAACATATGCCCAAGTTTAACTCGATTAGTATTAGTGGTTATCATATGCAAGAAGCAGGTGCTACTGCGGATTTGGAGTTGGCGTTTACCTTGGCTGACGGTTTGGAGTATTTGAGAACTGGAGTTAATGCTGGCATCGATGTCGATGTATTAGCGCCAAGGTTGTCTTTCTTCTGGGCTATTGGGATGAACCATTTTATGGAAATTGCCAAGATGCGTGCAGCTCGAATTTTGTGGGCTAAAATTGTAAAGACTTTCAACCCTAAGAATCCAAAATCTATGGCTTTGCGCACGCATAGCCAAACCTCCGGTTGGAGTTTGACTGCACAGGATCCCTACAACAACATAGCTCGAACGTGTATAGAAGCAATGGCTGCAGCCTTTGGTCATACTCAATCACTGCACACGAATGCCTTAGATGAAGCTATAGCACTCCCAACCGATTTTTCAGCAAGGATTGCTAGAAACACACAAATCTATCTTCAGGAAGAAACTGATATCACTAAGGTGGTTGATCCTTGGGCAGGATCTTATTACGTGGAATATTTGACCGATCAATTGGCGAGAAAAGCTTGGGATACCATCAATGAAATTGAAGAGATGGGAGGGATGGCCAAGGCAATTGAAACTGGAATGCCTAAGTTGAAAATTGAAGAAGCGGCCGCAAGGAAGCAAGCAAGAATTGATACCAATCAGGAAATCATTGTTGGTGTAAATAAATATCTTACAGACGAAGAAACAGATATTGAATTGTTGGAAGTGGACAATGAAGCAGTAAGATTATCTCAGATTCAACGATTAAATAAACTTAAAAAGGAACGAGACCAGTCAGCTGTAGATCAAGCATTGGCCGACCTCACAAAAAGCGCTGAAACCGGAGAGGGAAATTTATTAGATCTTTCGGTAAAGGCTGCTAGAGTGAGAGCTAGTTTAGGAGAGATTTCCTATGCTATGGAAAAAGCCTTTGGAAGACATGTGCCGAAGACTTCTGCAGTTTCTGGAGTATTTGCAAAAGAAGTGAAAGACAATCAAGAAATAAAAAAGGTTTTAGAGTTGGTGGATCGGTTCGAAGAATTAGACGGTCGACGACCTAGGATAATGGTTGCAAAAATGGGGCAGGATGGTCACGATCGCGGGGCCAAAGTGATCGCCACCAGTTTTGCTGATTTAGGCTTTGATGTGGACATTGGGCCACTTTTTCAAACGCCGGAAGAAGTAGCTAAGCAAGCCACAGAAAATGATGTACACATCATTGGCGCTTCTAGCTTGGCTGCAGGGCACAAAACACTTGTACCGGCACTAATAGCTGAATTAAAACGACTCGGAAGAGAAGATATTATGGTAATCGCAGGAGGTGTGATACCTCCTAAAGATTACGATTTCTTGTATAAAGCAGGAGTATCCGGTGTATTTGGACCTGGTACGAAAATATCCGACGCAGCTACCGATATCCTTGAAAAGTTAATCAAAGAAGTGCAGCAATAA